One window from the genome of Thermococcus siculi encodes:
- a CDS encoding M42 family metallopeptidase produces the protein MVDFELLKRIIEAPGISGYEFLGVRDVVIEAFKPYVDEIKVDKLGNVIAHKKGSGPKVMLAGHMDQIGLMVTHIEKNGFLRVAPVGGVDPRTLIAQRFKVWIGPNEYIYGVGGSVPPHIQKPEERNKAPTWDQVFIDVGAESKEEAEEMGVRIGTVITWDGRLKRLGKHRLVSIAHDDRIAVYTLVEAARQLAETDADVYFVATVQEEVGLRGAKVSAFGIDPDYGFALDVTIAADVPGTPEHKQISQLGKGVAIKIMDRSVICHPTIVRWMEELAKKHEIPYQWDILTGGGTDAGAIHLNKAGVPSGGISIPARYIHSNTEVVDERDVDAAVKLTVKVLEEIPELKL, from the coding sequence ATGGTCGACTTTGAACTGCTGAAGAGGATTATCGAGGCCCCGGGCATTTCTGGCTACGAGTTCCTGGGAGTCAGGGACGTCGTCATCGAGGCCTTCAAGCCCTACGTCGATGAAATAAAGGTTGATAAGCTCGGCAACGTTATAGCCCACAAGAAGGGCAGCGGCCCGAAGGTCATGCTCGCAGGTCATATGGACCAGATAGGCCTCATGGTCACCCACATAGAGAAGAACGGGTTCCTCCGCGTTGCACCGGTCGGCGGCGTTGACCCGAGAACCCTCATAGCCCAGAGGTTTAAAGTCTGGATCGGGCCGAACGAATACATCTACGGCGTTGGGGGAAGCGTCCCGCCGCACATCCAGAAGCCCGAGGAGAGGAACAAGGCCCCGACCTGGGATCAGGTCTTCATCGACGTTGGGGCGGAGAGCAAGGAAGAGGCAGAGGAGATGGGTGTCAGGATAGGCACCGTCATCACATGGGATGGAAGGCTTAAGAGGCTCGGGAAGCACCGCCTCGTCAGCATCGCCCACGATGACAGGATAGCGGTCTACACCCTCGTCGAGGCCGCCAGGCAGCTGGCCGAGACGGATGCGGACGTCTACTTCGTCGCCACCGTCCAGGAGGAGGTCGGCCTCAGGGGAGCGAAGGTCTCGGCCTTCGGCATCGACCCGGACTACGGCTTTGCCCTTGACGTCACCATAGCCGCCGACGTTCCGGGAACACCGGAGCACAAGCAGATAAGCCAGCTCGGCAAGGGCGTCGCGATAAAGATAATGGACCGCTCCGTCATCTGCCACCCGACGATAGTCAGGTGGATGGAGGAGCTGGCAAAGAAGCACGAGATTCCGTACCAGTGGGACATCCTGACCGGTGGAGGAACCGACGCGGGAGCGATACACCTCAACAAGGCAGGCGTTCCGAGCGGCGGCATAAGCATTCCAGCAAGGTACATCCATTCGAACACCGAAGTCGTTGACGAGCGCGACGTTGATGCCGCCGTTAAGCTGACCGTCAAGGTTCTCGAGGAAATTCCGGAGCTTAAGCTCTGA
- a CDS encoding ATP-binding protein, with protein MKFHDRESEMASLEKALEASRSRLVVVVITGRRRVGKTRLVREFFKRNGVNFLDFFVGVKSERLLMEDFSDEIREKLGYSPEFSTFRDLLQYLERISPEAVFFDEFQNVLRVNPPMAFELQKFIDRNAEKPLLMVLSGSYLGMMKKLFASRKAPLYGRSSIFMELRPLKPSHVFSMLGDMGVEDAERKVAFYSLFGGVPKYYELLELLGEDEPLELLTRAVEYSTFIVSEGEGLLMDEFGKGYRTYFSILQAIAGGKNRLVEIANALGMKPGSVSKYLEALQDYYGLIERERPILGGRRSRYVIRDPFMNAWFSLIEPQRKNIEAGDVKAFRRFLEGRLESFLGRAFERTLRDILHELNGKLLTFDELGPQWGRNYEIDLVAINREKKEATFIEAKWGRDVDGPREIGKLVAKSQLVPWKGERRYLLVARDFRRKCDDCMTVEELLLHLKP; from the coding sequence ATGAAGTTCCACGATCGGGAAAGCGAGATGGCCTCCCTTGAGAAGGCCCTGGAAGCGTCCCGCTCAAGGCTCGTGGTGGTTGTGATAACCGGCAGGAGGAGGGTGGGCAAGACCCGGCTTGTGCGGGAGTTCTTCAAGAGAAACGGGGTCAATTTTTTAGACTTTTTCGTTGGTGTCAAAAGCGAGAGGCTCCTTATGGAGGACTTTTCAGATGAGATAAGGGAGAAACTCGGCTATTCTCCGGAATTTAGTACTTTCCGTGATCTCCTTCAGTATCTGGAGCGGATAAGCCCGGAGGCAGTTTTCTTCGACGAGTTCCAGAACGTCCTCCGGGTTAATCCGCCAATGGCCTTCGAGCTCCAGAAGTTCATAGACAGAAACGCGGAGAAGCCGCTTCTCATGGTGCTGTCGGGTTCATACCTCGGCATGATGAAGAAGCTCTTCGCCTCGCGGAAGGCGCCACTCTACGGGCGAAGTTCAATCTTTATGGAGCTCAGGCCCCTAAAGCCCTCCCACGTTTTCAGTATGCTAGGGGATATGGGGGTTGAGGACGCTGAAAGGAAGGTGGCCTTTTACTCCCTCTTCGGAGGAGTGCCCAAGTACTACGAACTCCTGGAACTGCTTGGTGAGGATGAACCCCTAGAACTCCTCACAAGGGCCGTTGAATACTCCACGTTCATCGTTTCCGAGGGAGAGGGACTCCTGATGGACGAGTTCGGAAAGGGCTACCGCACGTACTTCTCAATCCTCCAGGCGATAGCGGGTGGAAAGAACCGGCTCGTCGAGATAGCCAACGCCCTGGGAATGAAGCCGGGGAGCGTCTCCAAGTACCTCGAAGCCCTCCAGGATTACTACGGTCTCATCGAGCGTGAAAGGCCGATTCTCGGCGGCAGACGCTCCCGCTACGTTATACGCGACCCATTTATGAACGCCTGGTTTTCCCTCATCGAGCCGCAGAGGAAGAACATTGAAGCCGGCGACGTTAAAGCGTTTAGAAGGTTCCTGGAGGGAAGGCTTGAAAGCTTCCTAGGAAGGGCATTCGAGAGAACCCTGAGGGACATCCTCCACGAACTCAACGGAAAGCTGCTGACTTTTGACGAGCTAGGGCCCCAGTGGGGCAGAAACTACGAGATAGACCTCGTTGCCATAAACAGGGAGAAAAAAGAGGCTACTTTCATCGAGGCCAAGTGGGGCAGGGACGTTGACGGTCCCAGGGAGATTGGAAAACTGGTCGCCAAGTCCCAGCTTGTTCCGTGGAAGGGCGAGAGGCGCTACCTACTCGTGGCAAGGGACTTCCGGAGAAAGTGCGACGACTGCATGACAGTTGAGGAACTGCTCCTCCACCTAAAACCTTAA
- the sfsA gene encoding DNA/RNA nuclease SfsA — protein sequence MKEKSVLMKLNVIPCTFLERLNRFVALVEVNGETRKALVTNTGRLEEFMVKGRRAFCTPKSGGKTDFVLVAFEDSEGKGAIIDTRTQARAFERAVQLGLVPWLKDCRIKRKEVTVGNSRLDYLFECPGGEIFAEMKSAVLRGGERGEYAMYPDCPSVRGQKHIRELIGLSKAGNRTMIFFIGAMPGVEKFRPYERGDPEIARLLREARKAGVEIHALSISLLRDGRIVLERPSLEVEL from the coding sequence ATGAAGGAAAAATCCGTGTTGATGAAGCTCAACGTCATCCCCTGTACTTTCCTTGAGAGGCTCAACCGATTCGTCGCCCTGGTGGAGGTGAACGGCGAAACCAGAAAAGCCCTCGTCACCAACACCGGCAGATTAGAGGAGTTCATGGTTAAGGGCAGAAGAGCCTTCTGCACGCCGAAGAGCGGGGGGAAGACGGACTTCGTTCTCGTGGCCTTCGAGGACTCGGAAGGAAAGGGGGCGATAATAGACACCAGAACACAGGCCAGGGCCTTTGAGCGGGCCGTTCAACTCGGTCTTGTTCCCTGGCTCAAGGACTGCAGGATAAAGCGGAAAGAGGTAACCGTTGGGAACTCCCGCCTGGATTACCTCTTCGAGTGCCCCGGCGGTGAAATATTCGCCGAGATGAAGAGCGCGGTTTTGAGGGGAGGAGAAAGGGGAGAGTACGCGATGTATCCCGATTGCCCCAGCGTGAGGGGGCAAAAACACATAAGGGAGCTGATAGGACTCTCAAAGGCAGGGAATAGGACCATGATATTTTTCATCGGGGCGATGCCCGGTGTCGAGAAGTTCAGGCCCTACGAGAGGGGCGACCCCGAGATAGCGAGGCTTCTGAGGGAAGCGAGAAAAGCCGGCGTTGAGATCCACGCCCTGAGCATCTCGCTCCTCCGGGACGGGCGGATTGTTCTCGAGAGGCCGAGTCTGGAGGTGGAGCTTTAG
- a CDS encoding glycosyltransferase: MPLNTAAEIVISILYIIWIFAGVVIYPIFLYYLTLTFTGLRYNSRFIQPPIPPDDELPFVTIMIPARNEGMVIRETLLAMANLDYPKDRLEVLLLDDGSTDDTLERAREVASEYPFIRVVSVEGGGRGKSYVLNYGLKLAKGEVIAVYDADNRPEPDALKRLVSMLDDETPAVTGKVRTINWKKNILTRFICMEYLYFQLAGQSGKSRLYGTAILPGTNFVIRKDFLEVVGGWDERAMAEDLELSFRVIAEGKRIAYNPLAVTWEQEPESWRVWFRQRVRWAAGNVYTVATHIKHLGEIPGWGLRIDLLLTLMIYYLLAIAVIVADVAFVALFLTFGNITWFTGLILSFVYLAFLLEIFAGLYDGRIKSLSCWLLAPFMYYTYSQIWVFISLAGLWEGRKAKKVWYKTPRTMG; this comes from the coding sequence GTGCCCCTTAACACGGCCGCAGAGATCGTAATTTCCATCCTCTACATCATCTGGATATTTGCGGGAGTGGTCATATATCCGATTTTCCTGTACTACCTCACGCTCACCTTTACCGGGTTGAGGTACAACTCCAGGTTCATCCAGCCCCCTATTCCCCCCGACGACGAGCTACCCTTCGTCACGATAATGATACCCGCCAGAAACGAGGGGATGGTGATACGGGAGACCCTTCTGGCGATGGCAAACCTCGACTACCCCAAGGACAGGCTCGAGGTTCTCCTTCTGGACGATGGTTCAACGGATGACACCCTTGAGCGGGCCAGGGAAGTGGCCTCGGAGTACCCGTTCATAAGGGTGGTCAGCGTCGAAGGCGGCGGAAGGGGCAAGAGCTACGTCCTCAACTACGGACTCAAGCTCGCGAAGGGCGAGGTTATAGCGGTCTACGACGCGGACAATCGGCCGGAACCGGACGCGCTTAAGAGGCTAGTCTCGATGCTGGACGATGAAACCCCTGCGGTTACGGGGAAGGTCAGGACGATAAACTGGAAGAAAAACATCCTAACGAGGTTCATCTGTATGGAGTACCTCTACTTCCAGCTCGCGGGGCAGAGCGGGAAGAGCAGGTTATATGGGACGGCCATACTTCCCGGGACCAACTTCGTGATTAGAAAGGATTTCCTCGAGGTAGTGGGTGGCTGGGACGAGAGGGCCATGGCTGAGGATCTAGAGCTTTCCTTCAGGGTCATCGCCGAGGGCAAGAGAATTGCTTACAATCCACTCGCAGTGACTTGGGAACAAGAACCCGAGAGCTGGCGTGTCTGGTTCCGCCAGAGGGTCAGGTGGGCGGCTGGAAACGTCTATACGGTTGCCACGCACATCAAACACCTCGGAGAGATACCGGGTTGGGGACTAAGAATCGACCTCCTTCTGACTTTGATGATATACTACCTCCTCGCCATAGCGGTTATAGTGGCCGATGTGGCCTTTGTGGCCCTCTTTTTGACCTTTGGGAACATAACCTGGTTCACGGGGCTTATTCTCAGCTTCGTTTATCTTGCGTTCCTCCTTGAGATATTCGCAGGTCTCTACGACGGCAGGATAAAGAGTCTCAGCTGCTGGCTCCTCGCCCCGTTCATGTACTACACCTACTCCCAGATTTGGGTGTTTATATCCCTCGCGGGCCTATGGGAGGGCAGGAAAGCCAAGAAGGTGTGGTACAAGACCCCGAGGACCATGGGCTAA
- a CDS encoding toprim domain-containing protein: protein MAIVDVRILVEGASDVEVVSKALQGLALGSEYNITISAIIPTTNVEIAKSAAAGADLLIIATDADRVGRDLAERLYNELNEMVGHVERMKLPLGHDLEHVDVELVRKELRNTLVRAGLKSLQVLPGYMEIRKELLDVKGKYDQLANDYEALYREHEELQKKYEEMSAECTGLRNENEGLKELLDKKSRPVKIDDAWKSLFPAEPVPEERILALAVEKLGLAGKIVVGQGYVFAEDDALIEELLKTVYLSLAVKEELEGEKEKPRPPHPEPPAERPPAPVENEAPNIVENPEVKPDEIERLLKGIDDE, encoded by the coding sequence ATGGCGATAGTCGATGTTAGAATCCTCGTAGAGGGAGCGAGCGACGTTGAGGTCGTAAGCAAGGCCCTCCAGGGGCTGGCACTTGGAAGCGAGTACAACATCACGATTTCCGCGATAATCCCGACGACGAACGTGGAGATAGCGAAGAGCGCGGCCGCTGGGGCGGATTTGCTAATCATAGCGACCGACGCCGACAGAGTCGGAAGGGACCTCGCAGAGAGGCTCTACAACGAGCTAAACGAGATGGTGGGCCACGTTGAGAGGATGAAGCTGCCGCTCGGCCACGACTTGGAGCACGTCGACGTTGAACTCGTCAGGAAGGAGCTGAGGAACACACTCGTTAGAGCGGGACTGAAGAGCCTGCAGGTTCTCCCCGGCTACATGGAGATAAGGAAGGAGCTGCTTGACGTCAAGGGCAAGTACGACCAGCTGGCGAACGATTACGAGGCGCTCTACAGGGAGCACGAGGAGCTTCAGAAGAAGTACGAGGAGATGAGCGCGGAATGCACCGGACTCAGGAACGAGAACGAGGGACTGAAAGAGCTTCTTGACAAGAAGAGCAGGCCGGTTAAGATTGATGACGCCTGGAAGAGCCTCTTCCCGGCGGAACCGGTGCCGGAGGAGAGGATCCTCGCCCTGGCCGTTGAGAAGCTCGGTCTGGCTGGGAAGATAGTCGTCGGCCAGGGCTACGTCTTCGCGGAGGACGATGCCCTGATAGAAGAACTCCTCAAGACGGTTTACCTCAGCCTCGCCGTCAAGGAGGAGCTTGAGGGCGAAAAAGAGAAACCGAGACCTCCCCACCCCGAACCGCCGGCAGAGAGGCCTCCCGCACCAGTCGAGAATGAAGCACCCAACATAGTCGAAAACCCAGAGGTGAAGCCCGACGAGATAGAAAGGCTCCTGAAGGGCATCGACGATGAGTGA
- the xerA gene encoding site-specific tyrosine recombinase/integron integrase: MSEVDGIIEEFETYLDLEGKSQNTIRMYSYYVRRYLEWGGSLNARSALRFLARLRKEGYSNRSLNLVVQALRAYFRFEGADDEAEKLKPPKVPRSLPKALTREEVKRLLSVIPPTRKRDRLIVLLLYGAGLRVSELCNLKKSDVDLDRNLIVVRGGKGAKDRVVPIPAFLSGVIREYLESRDDESEYLLVEERRRSKDRLSTKTVWYLLKRYGQRAGVEVTPHKLRHSFATHMLENGVDIRAIQELLGHSNLSTTQIYTKVTVEHLRKAQEKARLIEGLMEE; this comes from the coding sequence ATGAGTGAAGTCGATGGAATCATTGAGGAGTTCGAGACATATCTCGACCTGGAGGGCAAGAGCCAGAACACGATTAGGATGTACTCCTACTACGTGAGGCGCTATCTGGAGTGGGGCGGCAGTTTAAATGCGCGCTCCGCCCTCCGCTTTCTAGCGCGCCTCAGGAAGGAAGGCTACTCGAACAGGAGCCTGAACCTCGTCGTTCAGGCGCTGAGGGCCTACTTCCGCTTCGAGGGTGCCGACGACGAGGCCGAGAAGCTGAAACCCCCGAAGGTTCCGAGGAGCCTTCCAAAAGCCCTGACGAGGGAGGAAGTCAAGAGGCTCCTCTCGGTGATCCCACCAACGAGGAAGCGCGACAGGCTCATCGTTCTCCTTCTCTACGGCGCCGGTCTTCGCGTCAGCGAGCTGTGCAACCTGAAAAAGAGCGACGTTGACCTCGACAGGAACCTCATAGTGGTCAGGGGCGGAAAAGGCGCGAAGGACAGGGTGGTCCCGATTCCGGCTTTCCTGAGCGGGGTGATAAGGGAGTACCTTGAAAGCCGGGATGACGAGAGCGAGTACCTCCTCGTGGAGGAGCGCAGGAGGAGCAAGGACAGGCTCTCGACCAAAACCGTTTGGTATCTCCTCAAAAGGTACGGACAGAGGGCGGGCGTCGAGGTTACACCCCACAAGCTCCGCCACAGTTTCGCGACGCACATGCTGGAAAACGGCGTCGACATAAGGGCCATTCAGGAGCTGCTCGGCCACTCCAACCTCTCGACGACTCAGATCTACACGAAGGTAACCGTCGAGCACCTCCGCAAGGCCCAGGAGAAGGCGAGGCTTATAGAGGGGCTGATGGAGGAATAA
- a CDS encoding ATP-binding protein: protein MNPEDVKRYIRLFHERDLPKVKDRELEVSTIPGKASAIIGPRRSGKTYLLYSKIGEDRERYVYLNFENPLLYGISGRDFPGILDAYFDLYPERIHQKPIFLLDEVQNVPDWEVGVRYLLDEGLTTFVTGSSSKLLSREVATQMRGRAVTYVLLPLSFREFLNFKGVSPEKADFYGRSVHRIKNLLMEYLTYGGFPEAVLFKDKVRILEEYLSVMITKDVAERHGIRNVAVLEAIVKILLSSYAKYSSYSSIHRFLKSEFGTSKGTAIEYLKAFEDAFFVSFLPKYARSEKEVQRAPRKVYLVDTGLALFTRKDIARDMENAVFLELLRRKYYREPLIEISYYGGSGEGEVDFVVSRAGMVEELIQVTKNLGESWERELGALVKAARELKCRNLTVVTLDEEETLEFKGFSINVVPLWKFLLGI, encoded by the coding sequence ATGAATCCGGAGGACGTTAAGAGGTACATCAGACTCTTCCATGAAAGGGACCTCCCCAAAGTAAAGGATAGAGAGCTTGAGGTTTCCACGATACCAGGGAAAGCCTCTGCAATAATCGGGCCACGCCGTTCTGGAAAAACATACCTCTTATATTCCAAGATTGGGGAAGATCGGGAGAGGTATGTCTACCTAAACTTTGAGAATCCTCTTCTGTACGGCATCAGCGGACGGGACTTTCCGGGGATCCTGGATGCGTATTTTGATCTGTACCCAGAGAGAATTCATCAAAAACCAATTTTTCTGCTTGATGAGGTGCAGAACGTACCGGACTGGGAGGTGGGCGTTAGATATCTACTCGACGAGGGGCTGACGACCTTCGTAACGGGATCCTCATCCAAACTGCTTTCCAGAGAGGTAGCCACCCAGATGCGGGGACGTGCCGTCACTTACGTCCTTCTTCCCCTCTCGTTCAGGGAGTTCCTAAATTTCAAGGGGGTGTCTCCTGAAAAGGCCGATTTTTACGGAAGGAGCGTCCATAGGATCAAGAACCTTCTGATGGAATACCTGACCTACGGGGGATTTCCAGAGGCGGTCCTCTTCAAGGACAAGGTCAGAATCCTTGAGGAGTACCTCTCGGTAATGATAACCAAGGATGTCGCCGAGAGGCACGGGATACGGAACGTTGCCGTTCTGGAAGCCATCGTTAAGATACTCCTCTCAAGCTACGCAAAATACAGCTCCTACAGCTCCATCCACCGCTTCCTGAAGTCGGAGTTTGGAACCTCAAAGGGCACCGCGATAGAGTACCTTAAGGCATTCGAGGATGCGTTCTTTGTGAGCTTCCTGCCAAAGTACGCGCGCTCCGAGAAGGAAGTCCAGAGGGCACCAAGGAAGGTCTATCTGGTGGACACTGGGCTTGCGCTGTTCACAAGGAAGGACATTGCTAGAGATATGGAAAACGCCGTCTTCCTGGAACTGCTCAGGCGCAAGTACTACCGGGAGCCGCTTATTGAGATAAGCTATTACGGCGGCTCCGGTGAGGGGGAGGTTGATTTCGTCGTTAGCAGGGCTGGGATGGTCGAAGAACTTATTCAGGTAACCAAAAACCTTGGAGAGAGCTGGGAGAGGGAGCTGGGTGCCCTCGTGAAAGCTGCGAGGGAGTTGAAGTGCAGGAACCTCACCGTTGTTACCCTGGACGAGGAGGAGACGCTGGAATTTAAGGGCTTCAGCATAAACGTCGTTCCCCTGTGGAAGTTTCTCCTTGGGATTTGA
- the pfkC gene encoding ADP-specific phosphofructokinase, translating to MVTGLMDEARKLSIYTAYNTNVDAITYLKGETVQRLIDEFGADVVRKRMDEYPRQINEPLDFVARLVHALKTGKPMAVPLVNEELHTWFDSHFDYDVERMGGQAGIIANLLANLDFRRVTVYTPHLAKKQAMMFVPKRNLFYPVIEDGRLVLKHPHEAYREGDPIKVNRIFEFRAGTTFKLGNETITVPFSGRFIVSARFESIRIYTEPELKPFLPAIGQMSDGAILSGYQGIKLRYSDGKDANHYLREAKKDILLLKRERDVKVHLEFASIQNRELRKKVIYNLFPLVDSVGMDEAEIAHVLNALGYSKLADRIFTYNRIEDTVLGGKILIDEMNLEILQIHTIYYIMYITHADNPLNEEELRSSLELATTLAAARASLGEVSSQEDFKVGLNVPYNERGEYVKLRFEEAKRRLRTREYKVVIIPTRLVKNPVSTVGLGDTISAGAFTSYLAMLRKKGAL from the coding sequence ATGGTCACGGGGCTCATGGACGAGGCGAGGAAGCTTTCGATCTACACCGCTTACAACACGAACGTCGACGCTATAACCTACCTGAAGGGAGAGACGGTTCAGAGGCTCATAGACGAGTTCGGGGCCGATGTTGTGAGAAAGAGGATGGACGAGTACCCGAGGCAGATAAACGAGCCCCTCGACTTCGTTGCGCGTCTGGTTCACGCCCTCAAAACGGGAAAACCCATGGCCGTCCCGCTAGTCAACGAGGAGCTTCACACCTGGTTCGATTCTCACTTCGACTACGACGTTGAGAGGATGGGCGGCCAGGCGGGCATAATAGCGAACCTCCTGGCCAACCTCGACTTCAGACGCGTAACAGTTTACACCCCCCATCTGGCCAAGAAGCAGGCCATGATGTTCGTTCCAAAGAGAAACCTCTTCTACCCCGTCATCGAAGACGGAAGGCTCGTCCTCAAGCATCCCCACGAGGCCTACCGCGAGGGGGACCCGATCAAGGTCAACAGAATATTTGAGTTCCGCGCGGGAACGACCTTTAAACTCGGAAACGAGACGATAACCGTTCCCTTCTCGGGCAGGTTCATAGTTTCCGCCCGCTTCGAGAGCATAAGAATCTACACCGAGCCGGAGCTCAAGCCTTTCCTGCCGGCGATAGGCCAGATGAGCGATGGGGCCATCCTTTCGGGTTACCAGGGCATAAAGCTCCGCTATTCCGACGGCAAGGACGCCAACCATTACCTCCGCGAGGCCAAGAAGGACATACTCCTCCTCAAGCGCGAGAGAGACGTAAAAGTCCACCTGGAGTTTGCATCCATCCAGAACCGCGAGCTGAGGAAGAAGGTCATCTACAACCTGTTCCCGCTCGTGGACAGCGTCGGCATGGACGAGGCCGAGATAGCCCACGTTCTCAATGCCCTTGGCTATTCAAAGCTCGCCGACAGGATATTCACCTACAACCGCATCGAGGACACGGTCCTGGGCGGCAAGATACTCATCGACGAGATGAACCTCGAAATCCTCCAGATACACACCATCTACTACATCATGTACATCACCCACGCCGACAACCCGCTGAACGAGGAAGAGCTGAGGAGCAGCCTTGAACTGGCAACTACCTTGGCCGCCGCGAGGGCATCGCTCGGAGAAGTTAGCTCACAGGAGGACTTCAAGGTAGGTCTCAATGTCCCCTACAACGAGAGGGGTGAGTACGTCAAGCTCCGCTTCGAGGAGGCCAAGAGGAGGCTGAGGACGAGGGAGTACAAGGTCGTCATAATCCCGACGAGGCTCGTCAAGAACCCGGTTTCAACCGTCGGCCTCGGGGATACCATTTCGGCGGGAGCGTTCACGAGCTACCTCGCGATGCTGAGGAAGAAGGGGGCGCTTTGA
- a CDS encoding maleate cis-trans isomerase family protein — MYGWRGRLGLIVPSSNTTMEMELHNYLPEGVSLHTARVPLKNVNEDELIKMNALAVEAAKLLRDAGVEQILYGCTSGSFIGGKDYEKELEARIEDEVNVPVVSTSTAVVEALKILDAHSILVITPYTDEINAREKEFLEANDFEVLDIRGLGIEDNTRIGRLEPYEAYRLAKASFMEEADAIFISCTNLRTFEIIEALEEDLGVPVVTSNQASFWLALREMDVMEKIPELGRLFVDF; from the coding sequence ATGTACGGCTGGAGAGGAAGGCTTGGTCTTATCGTTCCATCATCGAACACCACGATGGAGATGGAGCTTCACAATTACCTTCCGGAGGGCGTCTCGCTCCACACAGCGAGGGTGCCGCTGAAGAACGTCAATGAGGATGAACTGATAAAGATGAACGCTCTGGCCGTTGAGGCCGCGAAGCTCCTCAGGGATGCGGGCGTAGAGCAGATACTGTACGGCTGCACGAGCGGCTCCTTTATCGGCGGCAAGGACTACGAGAAGGAACTTGAGGCGAGGATAGAGGACGAGGTGAACGTGCCGGTTGTGAGCACGAGCACCGCCGTCGTCGAGGCGCTGAAGATACTCGACGCCCACTCCATACTGGTTATAACTCCCTATACGGACGAGATAAACGCCAGGGAAAAGGAGTTCCTTGAGGCCAACGATTTCGAGGTTCTCGACATCAGGGGACTCGGAATAGAGGACAACACCCGGATCGGAAGGCTCGAACCCTACGAGGCCTACCGCCTGGCGAAGGCCAGCTTCATGGAGGAAGCAGACGCTATATTCATAAGCTGCACCAACCTGCGAACCTTTGAGATAATCGAGGCCCTGGAGGAAGACCTCGGAGTCCCTGTCGTTACAAGCAATCAGGCCTCCTTCTGGCTGGCCCTGCGCGAGATGGACGTCATGGAGAAGATACCGGAGCTTGGAAGGCTCTTCGTAGACTTCTGA
- a CDS encoding nitroreductase family protein, producing MELDEAITKRTSVRYFRDEPIGEETIKTLVEAAVRAPTASGLENWLFVVFQSEEARRKVFDLIAEGMVEYYRAVNLPEDKIGKLKRRLYEEGMYRAPAYIAVFIDRRVRFLKGEQFDEVEFIWSVESAAMAIENLMLKAVELGLGTVYIGVTNFKGIEEKVLQLAGLDENHYLVGLIPVGYPKDEPKPRKRRKGVEDVVVFL from the coding sequence ATGGAGCTGGACGAGGCGATCACCAAAAGGACCTCCGTCAGGTACTTCAGGGACGAGCCGATAGGTGAGGAAACAATTAAAACGCTCGTGGAAGCCGCCGTGAGGGCGCCGACTGCCAGCGGTCTGGAAAACTGGCTCTTCGTCGTCTTTCAGAGTGAAGAAGCCAGAAGGAAGGTCTTCGACCTGATAGCCGAGGGTATGGTGGAGTACTACAGAGCCGTCAACCTGCCGGAGGACAAGATAGGGAAGCTCAAGCGGAGGCTCTACGAAGAAGGCATGTACAGGGCGCCGGCTTACATCGCGGTCTTCATCGACAGGCGCGTCCGCTTCCTCAAGGGGGAGCAGTTCGATGAAGTGGAGTTCATCTGGAGCGTGGAGAGCGCCGCGATGGCGATAGAGAACCTCATGCTGAAGGCGGTCGAACTCGGCCTCGGCACGGTTTACATTGGGGTTACAAACTTCAAAGGCATAGAGGAGAAGGTTCTCCAGTTGGCGGGTCTCGACGAGAACCACTACCTCGTTGGCCTGATTCCAGTTGGCTATCCAAAGGATGAACCGAAGCCGCGGAAGAGGCGGAAGGGCGTTGAGGACGTTGTGGTGTTCCTCTAG